The Theobroma cacao cultivar B97-61/B2 chromosome 2, Criollo_cocoa_genome_V2, whole genome shotgun sequence genome includes the window ATCCAAACCTCCGCtggttttgtctttttattgtCCAAAAAACTCACATATTTTGTGAACCAGTAACTCCTCTCTTACTGGTGAGGGAAAATTTGGATGCATGTGATCGAGATGTGATGAGGCTTTGACCAATCACCCCTCCTACACGTTGCCTCCTTCCTTCTCCGCCACGACGACGACGGCGGCGCATCTCTTGTTCATTACCCTTTAATAATTATGTACAAAATTGGGTAGTATTATTACAATTTCTAGGAAACTtgttagagagagagagagagagagagaggataagaagaagaagacgaCTAAATAAAAAACGGAAAGCAACGGTCACCGTTGGCATGGATGAATTTGTAAAAGGCAAAGGAAGTTTGCCCGCGACAATTTATGACATGTTGAGGGATGCCAAGTAATATTCTATAATCTCTCAATATCCCCATCTGTTTTtctaagaaaaatgaaaaacagaTGTTGGAAATGTAAAAGGGGCAATGCGCGTCCATAATCAAAAGTCAATCATTCCATCCAAGTCTTCGTTCAAAGCTTCGGCTAATCACAGCTATATCCTAGGAGCAgagaaaccaaaaataaaCCAAAGAAATGTCATTTATCTGAATTTTCAAGACCcccccccccttttttttcttccaagcTTCTTCAACCATTTTCTTCTCATATTATATATGGGAGAATCAAATGACATCCTTTCTTcctattaatttgattatactATCTTGTAAAATTCTCCCTCTGTTTCTGAGTACTTTCTCTTTCAAAGCCAACCCTTTGCATATATATGTCCTCTGCTTTCCTCTCTCTGTCTGAAGTCTAAATTTTTTCATTCGCAAAAAAGTTTCATTTCTGGCTGCGAAATCCTATTTCTTTATTCATTCTCTGGGGTTTTGAGCTCCACACCTCAAACTTTATCTGggtttgtgtttttgtttttgtaaacTGGTATTCctcttattttatcattttcgtTCTGGGGCCTctgcttttgtttttcctttcgaATATTTTGGGGTTTGTTGCCAGTTGTTGCCCTTAAACAAgctctgtttttttttcttcttttatatatCCAGTTGAATATACATACAGACTAGACTGTACATTTACACAGTATGTACATATATTgttaaatgagaaattaagATTCAGAGGAGAAGTGTTTGGGGGGAAAAGCTGCATTAATTTAGCAGCGAAGAATTAATTGTTGTTAGTTTtgataaagagagaaagaaagagaatggGTGGTGGTAGAAGGAGGAAGCTGGTGTTGAGCAAGATCTATGGATTTGCATGTGGTAAAGCATCATTCAAGGAAGACCATTCGCAGATTGGGGGGCCAGGATTCTCCAGGGTAGTTTTTTGCAACGAACCAGATTGCTCGGAAGCGGGAATCCGCAATTACTGTGATAATTATGTCAGGACTGCTAAGTATACAGTTGCTACGTTCTTGCCAAAGTCATTGTTCGAGCAATTCAGGAGGGTTgctaactttttctttttggtcaCTGGTATACTCTCTCTCACTCCTCTCGCACCTTATTCCGCCATTAGTGCTATCGTCCCTCTAATCATCGTTATTGGCGCAACTATGGTCAAAGAAGGTGTCGAAGATTGGCGCCGAAATCAGCAGGTTTCACtcttttttttgctttctacTTTTTcgctttattattttctcactacTCGTTagtttcctttcctttctttttcttttattttttggattgTCGACTTCTGTTTAATTAGCTCTTCAGCTAGGAGATAATTATTAGTTCTAGAGGATTTTCAACGTTCCCCTTTGCACtgcacttttttattttctgatctcatttctctttaattttttattttatttataaatttggGCGAATTTTTGAAGAAGCCTCCTAATTTTTATAGGCGGGCAAGAGAACACAGTACAGGAATATGGGAATCGTTTCCTTTTAGTGGAGTACATTCAATTTATATTCCATatatagaaaggaaaaatttgttaaaatgtTTACTTGATTGGCAATGTTGGCATTTGCCTTGTGTTTTTGTTGTAGATGTAAAGGTCATTTTGGCTGTAAATAGGATCAGAACATCACATCATTGCTCAATTGCATCATCCTTTTGCTGTATGCATGGACCATCTTGATTGCCATAAAATACATCTGCTCTGCTTTCTCGGTATATCAAGTTGTTTTCAGCTGGACTGTGTGTGTAATCAAAGAAATTGATTGAGTTTTATTAATACCTAAATGCTTGTACTTCTTTCATTGCGGGATTGTCTTGCTGCTAGTTAGCTCGAGGTCCAGATGCTTTCTAGAACtgcaaaatttaaatttccaTAACTTGgttgttttttttatgttcAACAATTGATGGTTCAATCCGCAATGTCTTCAGGATATTGAGGTGAACAACAGAAAGGTAAAAGTTCATCAACGTGATGGAAACTTTCAGTATTCTGAATGGAAGAATCTTAGAGTGGGAGACATTGTAAAGGTGCAAAAAGATGAATTTTTTCCAACAGACCTCATCTTGCTTGCATCCAGTTATGAGGATGCAGTCTGCTATGTTGAGACCATGAACCTTGATGGGGAAAccaatttgaaattgaaaCAAGCACTAGAGGTAACTTCATCCTTACAGGAAGACTATAACTTTCAGGACTTTAAGGCTACTATTAAATGTGAGGACCCAAATGCAAATTTGTACTCTTTTGTTGGAAGTATGGAGTTTGAAGAGCAACAGTACCCCCTTTCTCCTCAACAACTTCTCCTACGAGACTCAAAACTCCGGAATACAGAATACATATATGGGGCCGTTGTCTTCACTGGTCATGACACCAAGGTCATGCAAAATTCTACAGACCCTCCTTCTAAAAGAAGCAAAATTGAGAAGAAGATGGATCGTATTATCTActtaatgttttttattgtatttataATGGGATTTGTTGGTTCCATTTTCTTTGGAGTTGCAACTAGAAAGGACCTGGAAAATGGAAGGATCAAAGACAGATGGTATCTTAGACCTGATAGTTCTGACATTTTCTTTGATCCTAAAAAAGCCCCAGCTGCAGCAATATATCACTTCCTAACGGCTCTTCTTCTTTATAGCTACTTCATCCCCATCTCCTTGTACGTGTCAATAGAAATTGTTAAAGTTCTTCAGAGCATCTTCATCAATCAAGATATTCACATGTATTATGAGGAGGCTGACAAACCAGCGCATGCCCGTACTTCTAATTTGATTGAAGAGCTTGGCCAAGTTGATACAATGCTGTCTGATAAGACAGGAACATTAACGTGCAATTCGATGGAGTTCATCAAGTGTTCTGTAGCTGGTACAGCTTATGGCCGTGGTGTTACAGAGGTTGAGAGGGCTATGGATAGAAAGAAAGGTTCACCCTTGGCTCATGAAAAACTAAACGGTCTGAATCATAATCATGGTTCTACTGATATAAAGCCAACCGTTAAAGGCTTTAACTTTAAGGATGAAAGGATCATGAATGGAAACTGGGTTAATGAGCCTTGTGCAGATGTCATCCAGAAGTTTTTTCGTCTATTAGCGATCTGTCATACTGCAATACCTGAAGTGGATGAAGATACAGGGAAAGTTATGTATGAGGCTGAATCACCTGATGAAGCAGCATTTGTGATTGCAGCAAGAGAACTCGGCTTTGAATTCTACAAAAGGACACAAACAAGCATCTCCATACTTGAGTTGGATCCTGTGTCTGGAAAGAAAGTTGACAGGTGAAAATATCTTTTCATGCCTTAACTAACTGCACATTATGTCGTTATAAAATCATCTTATGCTTATTTTATGCCATTGGCTAACGTTGTGGGAATATCTTGATGTCAAGTTCACCTGGCCCCTGAACCATTTATAAGCTTAATAGGAACATACTAGTCTGTTTAATCTCAGTAGAAAACAGATCAAACAAGAAATGAATGCTTTATAGCTTTCTTGTTTATCTTAGAGCATTGTTTTTTAGGCAATGGTCGCTGAAAGATggattcattttctttgaaattagAAACTTTGATTGCATGGGGCTACTAAACTAAATATCAGCTTCATGGTCAGAAAGATCCAGTTGATCCTCTTAACTTGCTTTCACTGTTTTGTTTTCCCTCTAATATAGTTGtctaattaaagaaagaaaggagacaGAATGGTTTATATGTTACTCTTTGCATGTACGAGTATATACCCATCAGCATGCAGGGATATTGTCCTTAGAATGATGCTTCACTTGTTTAAGAATATTTTGAGTGAATAATTTCCATTTTGCAGGTTGTATACACTTGTGAATGTTCTAGAGTTTAACAGCTCCAGAAAACGGATGTCTGTAATTGTGAGAGATGAGGAGGGAAAACTTCTACTACTTTGCAAAGGTGCTGACAGGTTAGTATAAACTAAACCGAAATTTTGAGCACATCAATAACATTTATTTCCCTTTTAGTTGCACTACAATATCATCATGATGTTTTACCCTATGCAGTGTAATGTTTGAAAGGCTGGCCAAGAATGGTCGTGACTTTGAAGAGGATACTAGGGAGCACATTAATGAGTATGCAGATGCAGGCCTGAGGACACTACTACTGGCCTATCGTGAACTTTCTGAAAATGACTACAACGTGTTCAATGAGAAATTCACTGAGGCAAAAAACTCAGTTAGTGCAGATAGTGAAACATTAATTGATGAAGTTGCAGACAAAATTGAGAGGGAGCTAATTCTCTTAGGTGCTACAGCTGTTGAGGACAAACTTCAAAATGGGGTAGGGTGGAATATAtagagtataatttaatcttCTTGGAGGGATGTGGGGGACtgatatatttcttttattctacTGAACAGGTTCCTGACTGCATTGACAAGCTTGCTCAAGCAGGGATTAAGCTATGGGTGTTGACTGGAGACAAGATGGAAACTGCCATCAATATTGGGTATGCTTTCTGGGTATGACTTTTTCTGTTTCTGCTAATGGTAAAATGTTCATTAATTTGCTCATTGTGATTGCTAACCTGAATTTATAAATTTGCAGCTATGCTTGTAGTTTGCTTAGACAAGGAATGAAGCAGATTATAATCAATTTAGACACTCCAGAAATCCAGTCATTGGAAAAAACTGGACAAAACAATGCCATCACCAAGgtaaaatgacttaaaattgTAGTTCTTAGAGCTTCTCTTATATCTATATGGCAATGACATGAGCAACTTCTTTTGTATGATATAATGCTGCAAAGCATGAGTAGTTAGCTTGCATAACTGTTGACATCATTCCCTCTAATGGACCTATTAGGCCTGTATATCTGTTGAATAATTAACAGCCATGCTTACTTTGGCTGcttttaaagaaattattaGCTTTTCTTATAACTAGATTCTGCCGACAAGTTGAATTCTGAGGCTGCCTTTCAAACATAACTTGGTTAAATTGTACCAAGTGTCCAAGTGCTGGCTGTTTTTATGTccttctttataaaaaaatacaaggaGATGGATTTGATAGACAGTGCTTACTAAATCTACAAGAATTGACAACTAAATTCAATTGATACAtacattttaaaagaaaagaaaaagtttgtCTCTGCAAAACTACTGTGGTAGAGAAAGGACAATATACTATAGAGTGAAGGGGTTGTTGAATCAATGCCATCTCCTGAAAGAACAGAGCAAATTCTTATAATCCCCCATCCCATCTCCCTCTCTCGGAAGATGGGTTAATTCTCATTAATCTCTGAATTTGTCATAAGAAGCAGGTCTAAAGAAAAGTAGGAATTTATACCATGACTGGTGTGTTGAGTATTATATGTTCCTCATGCTTctgtttatttgttttttctctattattgttattaatattttatggtGCAGGGAAATTGTGAGGTGCTAATacttttttatgaattttgtgCTTTGTGTGCCTGTATATGTGTGTATAATATATGTAATATATTAATAGGATGATTTTCTTTTAGGCTTCAAGGAAAAGCGTCCTTGAACAGATAATTCAAGGGAAGGCTCAGGTCACTGCATCAAGTGCAAGCTCTGAGGCTTTTGCTTTGATCATTGATGGGAAATCACTTGCTTATGCTCTAGAGGATGAtataaagaatatatttttGGAGCTTGCCATTGGTTGTGCATCTGTAATTTGCTGCCGCTCTTCACCAAAACAGAAGGCACTGGTAGGATTACAACTTTTCTGTGATTTTACTGTTAACAAGTCAATTTTGAGTTCATTCTTCATTCCCCTTTCCTTTCATCAGTTGGTCTTTGCTTCAAGtaattatatgtttttaatgacAAAACTGACATTCATAGGTTACAAGACTAGTTAAATCAGGAACTGGGAAAACAACTTTAGCTATCGGTGATGGTGCTAATGATGTGGGAATGCTTCAAGAAGCAGATATTGGAATTGGAATCAGTGGTGTGGAAGGAATGCAggtatttataatttaatattcacTTTTAATTTGCCAGGGATGCTAAGAACAATACTGAAAGCATTGTAATTTGTAACTGTTGAAGGATATTAGAATCtcttaaatgattttttgtGCTCACAAACTccttttttcttatcattttatttcttctaaTGCAGGCAGTGATGTCAAGTGATGTTGCAATTGCTCAGTTTCGATATTTGGAACGCTTGCTACTTGTGCATGGACATTGGTGTTACAGGAGAATTTCATCAATGGTAATAATGCGTTCATTTGTTGCTTTAGTCACTAGtcattctttaaattattaaaacaatttaataaaaCTAGAGGTTATCGATTGACAGACTGCTTTGACTTGCATGAAAAGGTTACTCCTTCAAAGCCTGACTGGCTTTATTCTTCTGTTGCCAGATATGCTACTTTTTCTACAAGAATATTACATTCGGTTTCACAATCTTTTTATACGAGGCATACGCATCGTTTTCAGCGCAACCTGCCTACAATGATTGGTATTTGTCGCTGTATAATGTATTCTTCTCATCAATTCCAGTAATTGCTATGGGAGTTTTTGACCAGGATGTATCTGCACGCTTCTGTCTCAAGGTGGGTCTTTTATTTCTGTTTTCTGGGCTTTATTCACCATATTTGGGTTTCTTAGCAAATTATTATGAAACCTTTGTTAACTGTTTTGTGCTGTTTTATGGCAGTTTCCTCTGTTATACCAAGAAGGGGTGCAGAATGTTCTCTTCAGCTGGTGCCGCATAGTCAGCTGGATGTTTAATGGGTTTTACAGCGCCATAACCATTTTCTTCTTGTGCTCAAAAGCATTGGAGCACGAAGCATTCAATCATGCAGGAAAAACTGCTGGTAGAGAAATTTTAGGGGGAACAATGTACACATGCGTAGTCTGGGCTGTGAACCTGCAGATGGCCCTTTCAATTAGTTACTTCACCTTAATACAACATATTGTCATCTGGGGCTCAATCGCAGTCTGGTATCTGTTTCAGTTGGTATATGGTGCCTTGCCTCCCAGCTTTTCAACTAATGCTTACCAAGTCTTCATTGAAGCTCTTGCCCCAGCTCCTTCATACTGGCTCATCACACTTTTCGTTGTGATCGCAACCCTGATCCCATACTTCTTATACTCGGCAATTCAGATGCGCTTCTTTCCCATGTATCATGGAATGATACAGTGGATAAGGCATGAGGGGCGGTCAAATGATCCGGACTACTGTGAGATGGTGCGCCAAAGGTCCATCCGCCCAACAACTGTGGGTTTCACGGCACGTAGAGCAGCAAGCATGTGCCAAAGATAAGAATCACACGAACACAGGTGATATTAGCTGTATGATTCCTGTGGATGGTGGAAATATGCCCAAACCTGAAATTCTGCCTGCAGGACATGAATTATACGATAGGGGGTTTCACGGCAAGTAGGATCAATCACAGGCAGACAATGTACAGAAGCAAAATTCAGTATTTTGCATGTGGATGGCAGAAACATAGAGCATCTGCATCCcggatattgtaaattttgagTCTTTGCCGTGGGGGCAACTTACAATTTTCCCCCACTTTTTGTACCATAACTCTTGTATTTTAGACAAAATCGGAGGCATGGCATGAGTTAGAAGAGCGGTTATAGTTTTAGAGTTAGAAATAGTGCAGCTGTTTCAGGCTCAATTTTCATTCATATgtttaataaatcaattctTTTTGGTAACTAAATAAGTGTAAGGTTcttttttcaatgaaaatttgtCTCAAATTCGATTGTATTCTTCCATCTTTGTTGGTTTCTCAGAGATGCCGTCTGTATTACTATTCATTTTAGCAATTGCATTTAAAAAAGCATCCACCTTTTTTATTCAAGGATAAACATAAACAGTGTTGGATAATTTAATCCTGTTTTTTGTACATCAATTTAGACCAATTATATACTATACTACTCTCCCAAGCtgacaaaaaaacaaaaaaattgttatattattatagTAGCAAGTGGGCAATGGGTGGGTGGATAAAACCTAGTTTCACGGCCACATCTTGACAATGAAATACCCGAG containing:
- the LOC18610574 gene encoding putative phospholipid-transporting ATPase 9; this encodes MGGGRRRKLVLSKIYGFACGKASFKEDHSQIGGPGFSRVVFCNEPDCSEAGIRNYCDNYVRTAKYTVATFLPKSLFEQFRRVANFFFLVTGILSLTPLAPYSAISAIVPLIIVIGATMVKEGVEDWRRNQQDIEVNNRKVKVHQRDGNFQYSEWKNLRVGDIVKVQKDEFFPTDLILLASSYEDAVCYVETMNLDGETNLKLKQALEVTSSLQEDYNFQDFKATIKCEDPNANLYSFVGSMEFEEQQYPLSPQQLLLRDSKLRNTEYIYGAVVFTGHDTKVMQNSTDPPSKRSKIEKKMDRIIYLMFFIVFIMGFVGSIFFGVATRKDLENGRIKDRWYLRPDSSDIFFDPKKAPAAAIYHFLTALLLYSYFIPISLYVSIEIVKVLQSIFINQDIHMYYEEADKPAHARTSNLIEELGQVDTMLSDKTGTLTCNSMEFIKCSVAGTAYGRGVTEVERAMDRKKGSPLAHEKLNGLNHNHGSTDIKPTVKGFNFKDERIMNGNWVNEPCADVIQKFFRLLAICHTAIPEVDEDTGKVMYEAESPDEAAFVIAARELGFEFYKRTQTSISILELDPVSGKKVDRLYTLVNVLEFNSSRKRMSVIVRDEEGKLLLLCKGADSVMFERLAKNGRDFEEDTREHINEYADAGLRTLLLAYRELSENDYNVFNEKFTEAKNSVSADSETLIDEVADKIERELILLGATAVEDKLQNGVPDCIDKLAQAGIKLWVLTGDKMETAINIGYACSLLRQGMKQIIINLDTPEIQSLEKTGQNNAITKASRKSVLEQIIQGKAQVTASSASSEAFALIIDGKSLAYALEDDIKNIFLELAIGCASVICCRSSPKQKALVTRLVKSGTGKTTLAIGDGANDVGMLQEADIGIGISGVEGMQAVMSSDVAIAQFRYLERLLLVHGHWCYRRISSMICYFFYKNITFGFTIFLYEAYASFSAQPAYNDWYLSLYNVFFSSIPVIAMGVFDQDVSARFCLKFPLLYQEGVQNVLFSWCRIVSWMFNGFYSAITIFFLCSKALEHEAFNHAGKTAGREILGGTMYTCVVWAVNLQMALSISYFTLIQHIVIWGSIAVWYLFQLVYGALPPSFSTNAYQVFIEALAPAPSYWLITLFVVIATLIPYFLYSAIQMRFFPMYHGMIQWIRHEGRSNDPDYCEMVRQRSIRPTTVGFTARRAASMCQR